From Curtobacterium sp. SGAir0471, the proteins below share one genomic window:
- a CDS encoding acyl-CoA thioesterase, which translates to MNFYTRKWVRPEDLNANGTLFGGSLLRWIDEEAAVYAIIQLGNGKVVTKYMSEIVFVSSARQGDIVEIGLVATRFGRTSLTMRAEARNLFTHRSILTIDEVVFVNLDEDGNPAPHGWTDITYARDRVPAAHRA; encoded by the coding sequence AAGTGGGTCCGTCCGGAGGACCTCAACGCGAACGGCACGCTGTTCGGCGGCAGCCTGCTCCGTTGGATCGACGAAGAGGCAGCCGTGTACGCGATCATCCAGCTCGGCAACGGCAAGGTCGTCACGAAGTACATGTCCGAGATCGTCTTCGTGTCCTCCGCGCGCCAGGGTGACATCGTCGAGATCGGCCTCGTCGCGACCCGCTTCGGCCGGACCTCGCTCACGATGCGCGCCGAGGCCCGCAACCTCTTCACGCACCGGAGCATCCTGACCATCGACGAGGTCGTGTTCGTGAACCTCGACGAGGACGGCAACCCCGCACCGCACGGCTGGACCGACATCACGTACGCCCGCGACCGCGTCCCCGCCGCCCACCGCGCCTGA